The following are encoded together in the Mustela nigripes isolate SB6536 chromosome 11, MUSNIG.SB6536, whole genome shotgun sequence genome:
- the SRRM2 gene encoding serine/arginine repetitive matrix protein 2 isoform X3, whose translation MYNGIGLPTPRGSGTNGYVQRNLSLVRGRRGERPDYKGEEELRRLEAALVKRPNPDILDHERKRRVELRCLELEEMMEEQGYEEQQIQEKVATFRLMLLEKDVNPGGKEETPGQRPAVTETHQLAELNEKKNERLRAAFGISDSYVDGSSFDPQRRAREAKQPAPEPPKPYSLVRESSSSRSPTPKQKKKKKKKDRGRSESSSPRRERKKSSKKKKHRSESESKKRKHRSPTPKSKRKSKDKKRKRSRSTTPAPKSRRAHRSTSADSASSSDTSRSRSRSAAAKTHTTALTGRSPSPVSGRRGEGDAPSKEPGTTNTGQPGSPEPSTKQPSSPHEDKDKEKSAVRLSPSPERSSTGPEPPAPTLLLAEQHGGSPQPLETTTLSQEPVNPPSEASPPRGRSLPKSPEKPAQSSSESCPPSPQPTKVSRHASSSPESPKPAPAPGSRREISSSPASKSRSHGRAKRDKSHSHTPSRRVARSRSPTTTKRGRSRSRTPTKRGHSRSRSPQWRRSRSAQRWGRSRSPQRRGRSRSPQRLGWSRSRNTQRRGRSRSARRGRSHSRSPATRGRSRSRTPARRARSRSRTPARRRSRSRTPVRRRSRSRTPARRGRSRSRTPARRRSRTRSPVRRRSRSRSPARRSARSRSRTPARRGRSRSRTPARRGRSRSRTPARRGRSRSRTPARRGRSRSRTPARRRSRSRSVVRRGRSHSRTPQRRGRSGSSSERKNKSRTSQRRSRSNSSPEMKKSRISSRRSRSLSSPRSKAKSRLSLRRSLSGSSPCPKQKSQTPPRRSRSGSSQPKAKSRTPPRRSRSGSSPPSNQKSKTPSRQSCSSSSPQPKVKSGTPPRQGSVTSPQANEQSVTPQIQSRSESSPDPEVKSATPSRLSCSGSSPPRVKSSTSPRRSRSGSSSPQPKVKAVMSPVLSHSGSSSPSPSRVTSKTPPRQSRSESPCSKVEARLLERHSRSRSSSPDTKVKPGTPPRQSHSGSTSPYPKSKPQTPSGHNICGSKSPCSQEKLKDLTAQSSGSFSLCPGVKANTPPGELYFAAASLQQKGQSQTSPDPRSDTSSPEMKQSHSEFPSVQSKSQTPLKGGRSRSSSPVTEPAPRSPAKQEGSELSSPRLKSGMSPEQSKSESDSSPYPAVDSKSLVGQSRLEPSESKEKTVLLLQEEMTASSPRPRDKSSPLPVQDKPDSSPVLREMPKTPSRERGGGVGSSPDPKDQSVLAKPGQDEELMEVVEKSEESSKQVLSHLSPELKEVAGSNFESSPEIEERPTMSLTLDQSQSQTSLEVEGPVVPSTWSGPHFSPEHKELSNSPPRENSSGSPLEFRNSGAVAEMNTGFSPEVKEDLNGSFPNQLETDPFVDLKEQSTRSSRRSSSELSPDAVEKAGMSSNQSVSSPVLDAVPRTPSRERSSSASPELKDGLPRTPSRRSRSGSSPGLRDGSGTPSRHSLSGSSPGMKDIPRTPSRGRSECDSSPEPKALPQTPRPRSRSPSSPELNNKCLTPQRERSGSESSVEQKTVARTPLGQRSRSGSSQELDGKPGASPQERSESDSSPDSKAKIRVPLRERSRSGSSPEVESKSRPSPRRSRSGSSPEVKDKPRAAPRAQSGSDSSPEPKAPALRALPRRSRSGSSSKGRGPSPEGSSSSESSPEHPPKSRTARRSSRSSPEPKTKSRTPPRRRSSRSSPELTRKARLSRRSRSASSSPETRSRTPPRRRRSPSVSSPEPAEKSRSSRRRRSASSPRAKTTSRRGRSPSPKPRGLQRSRSRSRREKTRTTRRRDRSGSSQSTSRRRQRSRSRSRVTRRRRGGSGYHSRSPARQESSRTSSRRRRGRSRTPPTSRKRSRSRTSPAPWKRSRSRASPATHRRSRSRTPLVSRRRSRSRTSPVSRRRSRSRTSVTRRRSRSRASPVSRRRSRSRTPPVTRRRSRSRTPTRRRSRSRTPPVTRRRSRSRTPPVTRRRSRSRTSITRRRSRSRTSPVTRRRSRSRTSPVNRRRSRSRTSPVTRRRSRSRTPPAIRRRSRSRTPLLPRKRSRSRSPLAIRRRSRSRTPRTTRGKRSLTRSPPAIRRRSASGSSSDRSRSASPPATRNHSGSRTPPVALNSSRMSCFSRPSMSPTPLDRCRSPGMLEPLGSSRTPMSVLQQPGGSMMDGPGPRIPDHPRTSVPENHAQSRIALALTAISLGTARPPPSMSAAGLAARMSQVPAPVPLMSLRTAPAASLASRIPAASAAAMNLASARTPAIPAAVNLADSRTPAAAAAMNLASPRTAVAPSAVNLADPRTPTAPAVNLAGARTPAALAALSLTSSGTPPTAANYPSSSRTPQAAAPANLVGPRSAHATTPVNIASSRTPPALAPASLTSARMAPALSGANLTSPRVPLSAYERVSGRTSPPLLDRARSRTPPGGPGSRTPPSALSQSRMTSERAPSPASRMVQAPSQCVLPPAQDRARSPVPSAFSDQSRALLAQTTPVAGSQSLSSGTVAKTTSSGDHNGMLSGPVPGMSHPEGGEPPASTGAQQPSALAALQPAKERRSSSSSSSSSSSSSSSSSSSSSSSSSSGSSSSDSEGSSLPAQPEVALKRVPSPAPAPKEAAREGRPQEPTPAKRKRRSSSSSSSSSSSSSSSSSSSSSSSSSSSSSSSSSSSSSSTSSPSPAKPGPQVLPKPASPKKPPPGEQRSRSPRKPIDSLRDSRSLSYSPAERRRPSPQPSPRDQQSSSERGSRRGQRGDSRSPGHKRRRETPSPRPVRHRSSRSP comes from the exons ATGTACAACGGGATCGGGCTGCCGACGCCCCGGGGCAGCGGCACCAACGGCTACGTCCAGCGCAACCTGTCCCTGGTGCGGGGCCGCCGGGGTGAGCGGCCTGACTACAAGGGAGAGGAGGAACTGCGGCGCCTGGAGGCTGCCCTGGTGAAGCGGCCTAATCCTGACATCCTGGACCACGAGCGCAAGCGGCGCGTGGAGCTGCGATGCCTCGAGCTGGAGGAGATGATGgaagagcaggg GTACGAGGAACAGCAAATTCAGGAAAAAGTGGCTACTTTTCGACTCATGTTGCTGGAGAAGGATGTGAACCCTGGGGGCAAGGAAGAGACCCCAGGACAGCGGCCAGC GGTAACTGAGACTCACCAGTTGGCCgaactgaatgaaaagaaaaatgagcgaCTCCGTGCTGCCTTTGGCATCAGTGATTCCTATGTGGATGGCAGCTCTTTTGATCCTCAGCGTCGTGCTCGAGAAGCTAAACAACCAGCTCCAGAGCCCCCTAAACCTTACAG CCTTGTCCGGGAGTCCAGCAGTTCCCGCTCACCAAccccaaagcaaaagaagaaaaagaagaagaaagatagagGACG GTCAGAGAGCAGCTCTCCTCGacgggagaggaagaagagctcTAAGAAGAAGAAGCACAG GTCAGAGTCTGAATCCAAAAAACGGAAGCATAG GTCTCCCACTCCAAAGAGCAAACGTAAATCTAAGGACAAGAAGAGGAAGCG GTCTCGAAGTACAACACCAGCCCCCAAGAGCCGCCGGGCCCACCGTTCAACATCTGCTgactctgcttcctcttctgatACTTCCCGCAGTAG GTCTCGAAGTGCAGCAGCAAAAACCCATACAACTGCCTTGACTGGGCGAAGTCCTTCCCCCGTTTCAGGGCGGCGAGGGGAGGGAGATGCACCTTCTAAGGAACCAGGTACCACCAACACAGGGCAGCCTGGCAGCCCGGAGCCCTCTACAAAGCAGCCTAGCAGTCCGCATGAAGACAAAGACAAGGAG AAATCTGCAGTTCGACTTAGCCCCTCTCCGGAAAGGAGCAGCACAGGCCCAGAACCACCTGCTCCCACTCTGCTCCTTGCTGAGCAACATGGCGGCTCCCCACAACCCCTTGAAACAACCACCTTAAGTCAGGAGCCAGTGAACCCCCCATCTGAGGCTTCCCCACCCAGGGGCCGTTCACTACCTAAGTCTCCTGAGAAACCAGCCCAGTCTTCTTCAGAGAGCTGTCCACCATCCCCTCAACCTACCAAAGTTTCTCGACATGCGAGCTCTTCCCCTGAAAGTCCTAAACCTGCACCAGCTCCTGGGTCCCGCCGAGAGATTTCTTCTTCTCCCGCATCCAAGAGTCGCTCACATGGCCGGGCAAAGCGGGATAAATCACATTCTCATACTCCTTCTCGAAGGGTGGCAAGGTCCCGTAGCCCTACCACTACTAAGAGGGGACGCTCTCGGTCTCGAACCCCTACCAAGAGAGGTCATTCTCGGTCCCGATCCCCTCAGTGGCGTAGGTCCCGGTCTGCACAGAGGTGGGGACGATCCAGAAGCCCCCAGCGACGTGGGCGCTCTAGGTCTCCTCAGCGACTAGGCTGGTCTAGAAGCAGAAATACCCAGAGAAGAGGCAGGTCTAGATCAGCAAGGCGAGGCAGGTCACACTCTAGATCCCCAGCCACTAGGGGCAGATCTCGTTCTAGAACGCCAGCCCGTCGGGCCAGGTCTCGTTCTAGAACACCTGCCAGGCGGAGATCGCGATCCAGAACACCTGTCAGGCGTAGGTCTCGCTCTAGAACACCAGCCCGGCGGGGTAGGTCTCGCTCTAGAACACCTGCTAGGCGCAGATCTAGGACCCGATCACCAGTACGACGGAGGTCTCGTAGCAGATCACCAGCCAGGAGAAGTGCCAGGTCACGTTCTAGAACCCCAGCAAGACGTGGGCGGTCACGCTCTAGAACCCCAGCCAGAAGAGGGAGATCGCGGTCTAGAACACCTGCAAGACGAGGTCGGTCTCGGTCTAGGACACCGGCAAGACGAGGACGGTCTCGGTCTAGGACACCTGCAAGACGAAGATCTCGTAGTAGAAGTGTGGTTAGACGGGGAAGATCTCACTCTAGAACGCCACAAAGAAGAGGCAGATCTGGTTCATCTTCAGAGCGGAAGAACAAATCCAGAACGTCACAGAGAAGGAGCAGGTCTAACTCAAGCCCTGAAATGAAAAAATCTCGCATTTCTTCAAGGCGGAGTAGGTCTCTCTCTTCACCACGGTCCAAAGCAAAATCTCGCTTGTCTTTGAGGCGAAGCCTTTCAGGGTCCTCTCCATGTCCTAAACAGAAGTCTCAGACACCACCAAGGCGCAGTCGCTCTGGATCATCCCAACCAAAAGCTAAATCTAGAACGCCACCAAGGCGAAGTCGTTCTGGTTCTTCTCCTCCTTCTAATCAGAAATCTAAAACACCATCAAGACAAAGTTGTTCCAGTTCATCTCCTCAACCTAAAGTAAAGTCTGGAACACCACCAAGGCAAGGGTCTGTAACAAGTCCCCAGGCAAATGAACAATCTGTAACACCACAAATACAGAGCCGTTCAGAATCATCACCTGACCCTGAGGTGAAATCTGCAACCCCTTCGAGACTTAGCTGTTCTGGGTCCTCTCCTCCTAGAGTGAAATCTAGCACATCTCCAAGACGGAGCCGATCTGGGTCATCATCTCCACAACCCAAAGTGAAGGCAGTCATGTCACCCGTACTAAGCCATTCTGGCTCCTCTTCTCCAAGTCCTAGCAGGGTGACATCTAAAACACCTCCAAGGCAAAGCAGATCAGAGTCTCCTTGCTCCAAGGTGGAAGCTAGATTGTTGGAAAGACACAGCCGTTCTAGGTCCTCCTCACCAGATACCAAAGTGAAACCTGGAACGCCACCAAGACAAAGTCACTCAGGGTCTACTTCGCCATACCCTAAGTCCAAGCCCCAAACTCCATCGGGGCACAATATTTGTGGATCAAAGTCCCCATGTTCCCAAGAGAAATTGAAAGACTTAACAGCACAAAGTTCTGgatccttctctctgtgtccaggAGTAAAGGCTAACACACCACCAGGAGAGCTGTATTTTGCTGCTGCCTCTTTGCAACAGAAAGGACAATCTCAAACTTCACCAGACCCTAGGTCTGATACTTCAAGTCCCGAAATGAAACAGAGTCACTCTGAGTTTCCATCTGTGCAGAGCAAATCTCAGACACCTCTTAAAGGTGGCCGGTCCAGGTCCTCATCTCCAGTCACTGAGCCGGCCCCCAGATCTCCGGCAAAACAAGAAGGAAGTGAATTGTCAAGTCCTAGGCTAAAATCTGGAATGTCTCCTGAGCAGAGCAAGTCAGAGTCTGACTCTTCCCCATATCCTGCAGTGGACTCTAAATCTCTTGTGGGGCAGAGTAGATTGGAGCCTTCTGAATCGAAAGAGAAAACAGTCTTACTCCTTCAGGAGGAGATGACTGCGTCCTCTCCTAGACCAAGAGACAAATCGAGTCCTCTTCCAGTGCAGGACAAGCCTGATTCCTCACCAGTACTCAGAGAGATGCCTAAAACCCCATCAAGGGAAAGAGGTGGTGGTGTTGGATCATCTCCAGATCCAAAAGACCAAAGTGTGTTAGCTAAGCCAGGCCAAGATGAAGAGTTAATGGAGGTGGTAGAGAAATCGGAAGAATCCTCAAAGCAGGTCCTCTCccatctgtctccagaacttaAAGAAGTGGCTGGCAGTAACTTTGAATCGTCTCCTGAAATAGAAGAAAGACCCACTATGTCGCTGACTCTTGACCAAAGCCAGTCGCAGACTTCCTTGGAAGTAGAAGGCCCTGTAGTGCCCTCAACTTGGAGTGGGCCACATTTTTCTCCAGAACATAAAGAACTGTCTAACTCTCCCCCAAGGGAGAATAGTTCTGGATCACCTTTAGAATTTAGAAACTCGGGTGCTGTTGCAGAAATGAATACTGGGTTTTCTCCTGAAGTCAAAGAAGATTTGAATGGATCTTTTCCTAATCAACTGGAGACTGATCCATTTGTAGACCTTAAAGAACAATCTACAAGGTCTTCTAGACGCAGCAGTTCTGAGTTATCCCCTGATGCAGTGGAAAAAGCGGGAATGTCTTCGAATCAGAGTGTTTCCTCACCAGTACTTGATGCAGTACCCAGAACACCGTCTCGGGAAAGAAGTAGCTCTGCCTCTCCTGAGCTGAAAGATGGCTTACCCAGAACCCCTTCACGGAGAAGCAGGTCTGGGTCTTCTCCAGGACTTAGAGATGGGTCTGGGACTCCCTCAAGACATAGCTTGTCTGGGTCCTCTCCTGGAATGAAAGATATACCTAGAACACCATCCAGGGGGAGAAGCGAATGTGATTCTTCTCCAGAACCAAAAGCTTTGCCTCAGACTCCTAGACCAAGGAGTCGTTCACCATCGTCCCCAGAGCTCAACAACAAGTGTCTCAccccccagagagagagaagtggatcAGAATCCTCAGTTGAACAGAAGACTGTAGCTAGGACTCCGCTTGGTCAGAGAAGTCGATCTGGATCTTCTCAAGAACTTGATGGGAAACCAGGTGCATCCCCTCAAGAAAGAAGTGAGTCAGACTCCTCTCCAGATTCTAAAGCTAAGATACGAGTGCCTCTCAGAGAGAGGAGTCGCTCTGGATCATCTCCAGAAGTTGAGAGCAAATCGCGACCTTCTCCTCGGCGTAGTAGATCTGGCTCATCTCCTGAAGTTAAAGATAAGCCAAGAGCAGCACCCAGGGCACAGAGTGGTTCTGATTCCTCTCCTGAACCCAAGGCTCCTGCTCTTCGGGCTCTTCCCAGACGAAGCAGATCGGGTTCATcaagcaaaggcagaggcccttCTCCTGAAGGAAGCAGCAGTTCAGAGTCATCTCCAGAACACCCACCCAAATCCAGAACTGCTAGAAGAAGCTCTAGGTCCTCCCCAGAGCCCAAGACCAAGTCCCGTACTCCACCTCGCCGTCGCAGCTCTCGATCATCTCCTGAGCTGACCAGGAAGGCCAGACTTTCTCGTAGAAGCCGCTCTGCGTCGTCCTCACCAGAGACCCGTTCTAGAACTCCCCCAAGACGCCGAAGAAGTCCTTCAGTGTCTTCCCCAGAGCCAGCTGAAAAGTCGAGATCCTCACGCCGCCGGCGCTCAGCTTCATCCCCACGTGCTAAGACAACCTCACGGAGAGGCCGTTCTCCTTCGCCAAAGCCTCGTGGGCTCCAGAGATCCCGTTCCCGCTCAAGGAGGGAGAAAACCAGAACGACTCGACGTCGAGATAGATCTGGATCTTCTCAGTCAACCTCTCGGAGAAGACAGCGGAGCCGGTCAAGGTCTCGGGTCACTCGTCGGAGGAGGGGAGGCTCTGGTTACCACTCAAGGTCTCCTGCCCGGCAGGAGAGTTCCCGAACTTCTTCCCGACGCCGAAGAGGCCGTTCTCGGACACCCCCAACCAGTCGGAAGCGGTCCCGCTCACGCACTTCACCAGCCCCATGGAAACGTTCAAGATCTCGGGCCTCTCCTGCCACTCACCGGCGATCCCGCTCCAGAACACCTCTGGTCAGCCGCCGTCGGTCCAGGTCTCGAACCTCACCAGTCAGTCGGAGACGATCAAGGTCCAGGACATCAGTGACTCGACGAAGATCTCGATCCAGAGCATCCCCAGTGAGTCGAAGACGATCCAGGTCTAGAACGCCACCCGTAACCCGCCGTCGTTCGAGGTCCAGAACACCGACACGCCGGCGCTCCCGTTCTAGAACTCCACCAGTGACCCGAAGAAGGTCTAGATCTAGGACTCCACCAGTAACCAGGAGGCGATCACGAAGCAGAACATCTATTACTCGCAGAAGGTCGAGATCTAGAACATCCCCAGTTACTCGTAGGAGATCTAGATCTCGCACGTCTCCAGTAAATCGCAGGAGGTCCCGCTCTCGAACCTCTCCAGTGACACGCCGCCGATCTCGATCCCGAACGCCTCCAGCTATTCGGCGCCGCTCTAGGTCTCGGACCCCACTGTTGCCACGCAAACGTTCTCGAAGTCGCTCTCCACTTGCCATTCGCCGCCGTTCTAGGTCCCGTACTCCACGAACAACTCGGGGCAAACGGTCCTTAACAAGATCTCCTCCTGCCATCCGAAGGCGTTCTGCATCTGGAAGTAGTTCTGACCGTTCACGTTCTGCTAGTCCTCCAGCAACAAGGAATCATTCTGGTTCTCGGACACCTCCAGTAGCACTCAATAGCTCCAGAATGAGCTGCTTTAGTCGTCCTAGCATGTCACCAACACCTCTGGACCGCTGTCGATCACCTGGAATGCTTGAACCACTTGGCAGCTCTAGAACACCCATGTCTGTCCTGCAGCAGCCTGGTGGCTCTATGATGGATGGTCCAGGTCCCCGAATTCCTGATCACCCAAGAACATCTGTGCCAGAGAATCATGCACAGTCAAGAATTGCACTTGCCCTGACAGCCATCAGTCTTGGCACTGCTCGGCCGCCTCCATCCATGTCTGCTGCTGGCCTTGCTGCAAGAATGTCCCAGGTTCCAGCTCCAGTGCCTCTTATGAGTCTCAGAACGGCCCCAGCTGCTAGCCTTGCCAGTAGGATTCCTGCAGCCTCTGCAGCAGCCATGAACCTGGCCAGCGCCAGGACACCTGCCATACCAGCGGCAGTGAATCTGGCTGACTCAAGAACACCAGCTGCAGCAGCAGCCATGAACTTGGCCAGTCCCAGAACAGCAGTGGCACCTTCTGCTGTGAACCTTGCTGACCCTCGCACCCCTACAGCCCCAGCTGTGAACCTAGCAGGAGCCAGAACCCCAGCTGCCTTGGCGGCTTTGAGTCTCACCAGTTCTGGCACACCCCCAACTGCTGCAAACTATCCCTCCAGCTCCAGAACACCCCAGGCTGCAGCCCCTGCAAACCTGGTGGGTCCTAGATCTGCACATGCCACAACTCCTGTGAATATTGCCAGCTCAAGAACCCCTCCTGCCTTGGCACCTGCAAGCCTCACCAGTGCTAGAATGGCTCCAGCCTTGTCTGGTGCAAACCTTACCAGCCCCAGGGTGCCCCTGTCTGCCTACGAGCGTGTTAGTGGCAGAACCTCACCACCACTTCTCGACAGAGCCAGATCCAGAACCCCGCCAGGAGGCCCAGGCTCCAGAACCCCACCATCTGCCCTGAGCCAGTCTAGAATGACCTCTGAGCgggctccctctcctgcctctagGATGGTCCAGGCTCCCTCACAGTGTGTTCTCCCTCCAGCTCAGGATAGAGCTAGGTCCCCTGTGCCATCTGCTTTTTCTGACCAGTCCCGAGCTTTGCTTGCCCAGACCACCCCTGTAGCAGGGTCTCAGTCCCTTTCCTCTGGGACAGTGGCCAAGACCACGTCCTCTGGTGACCACAACGGCATGCTCTCTGGCCCTGTCCCTGGGATGTCCCATCCTGAGGGTGGGGAACCACCTGCCTCCACTGGGGCCCAGCAGCCTTCTGCACTGGCCGCCCTGCAGCCGGCAAAGGAGCGGCggagttcctcctcctcctcctcctccagctcctcttcatcatcgtcatcatcgtcgtcctcttcctcctcctcctcttctggttCCAGTTCCAGCGACTCAGAGGGCTCTAGCCTTCCTGCTCAACCTGAGGTAGCACTGAAGAG GGTGCCCAGCCCCGCCCCAGCTCCAAAGGAGGCTGCTCGAGAGGGACGTCCTCAGGAGCCGACCCCAGCCAAGCGGAAGAGGCGCTCTAGTAGCTCCAgttccagctcctcctcctcttcctcctcttcctcttcctcttcctcttcctcctcctcctcttcctcctcctcctcttcttcctcttcttcctcctcttctacttcctccccctcccctgctaaGCCTGGCCCTCAGGTCTTGCCCAAACCTGCAAGCCCCAAGAAGCCGCCCCCTGGCGAGCAGAG GTCCCGTAGCCCCCGGAAGCCAATAGACTCCCTCCGAGACTCTCGGTCCCTCAGCTACTCACCTGCGGAGCGCCGCCGCCCCTCACCCCAACCCTCGCCACGGGACCAGCAGAG CAGCAGCGAGCGGGGTTCCCGCAGAGGCCAGCGTGGGGACAGCCGCTCCCCGGGCCACAAGCGCAGGAGGGAGACGCCCAGCCCCCGTCCCGTGCGGCACCGCTCCTCCAG GTCTCCTTGA